Proteins encoded within one genomic window of Mycolicibacterium aubagnense:
- a CDS encoding cyclase family protein, protein MLVDLSHLIRAGMVTYPGLPAPSIDDHLTREASREVYAPGTEFAIGAITMVGNTGTYIDSPFHRYENGPDLSGLDLNTLVDLPAIVVHRRDVATRSVDVAELPDDIEAGCAVLIDTGWDRHFGTEAYGIDAPFLSEAATELLIDRGVALVGIDSVNIDDASPESAGRRPIHTALLGNGIHVVEHLTNLAALPARGARFTAVPPRIEGFGTFPVRAYATIPD, encoded by the coding sequence ATGCTCGTCGATTTGTCTCACCTGATTCGGGCCGGCATGGTGACCTATCCGGGGTTGCCCGCACCGTCGATCGATGACCACCTCACTCGCGAGGCGTCCCGCGAGGTCTACGCCCCCGGCACCGAGTTCGCGATCGGCGCGATCACCATGGTCGGCAACACGGGGACCTATATCGACTCCCCGTTCCATCGCTACGAGAACGGCCCGGACCTGTCCGGGCTCGACTTGAACACTCTGGTGGACCTGCCCGCCATCGTCGTACACCGTCGGGACGTCGCAACGCGGAGCGTCGATGTCGCCGAGCTACCCGACGACATCGAGGCCGGCTGCGCAGTCCTCATCGACACCGGATGGGACCGGCATTTCGGTACCGAGGCCTACGGCATCGACGCGCCGTTCCTGTCCGAAGCTGCCACCGAGCTGTTGATCGATCGTGGCGTGGCGCTCGTCGGTATCGACTCGGTGAACATCGACGACGCCAGTCCGGAATCGGCTGGCCGGCGCCCCATCCATACCGCCCTGTTGGGCAACGGGATTCACGTCGTCGAGCACCTCACCAACCTGGCGGCACTGCCGGCCCGCGGTGCACGGTTCACCGCCGTCCCGCCGCGCATCGAAGGTTTCGGCACATTCCCGGTCCGGGCGTACGCGACCATTCCCGACTGA
- a CDS encoding SDR family NAD(P)-dependent oxidoreductase, giving the protein MKINNLEPQLVVVTGAGSGIGRATAIRFAKLGAHVVVSDINLDLAEATAAMIKGAGHRASTAQLDVADPDAWEVFARDVRAEHGVPDVVVNNAGILVSGPFLQLSAADWDKQLSVNLMGVVHGCRVFGAQIAERGRGGHIVNIASAAAFTPTPVMAPYSVSKAGVKMLSECLRLEFRQYGIGVSAVCPGVINTHIGDRAVTVGVDPALVEQAKRLTRQLQALADVLPISPMSPDLVARAAVRAVNLDLAVVPVRAEAWLGYVMHRIAPGINRRMTQPFSFDLVEKLAAPLLDRVIPATAAEEPVPSR; this is encoded by the coding sequence ATGAAAATCAACAATCTCGAGCCGCAGCTCGTGGTGGTCACCGGCGCCGGGAGCGGCATCGGTCGTGCCACCGCCATCCGCTTCGCCAAACTCGGTGCACACGTGGTGGTCTCCGACATCAACCTCGACCTGGCGGAGGCGACCGCGGCCATGATCAAAGGCGCCGGCCACAGGGCGTCGACAGCCCAGCTGGACGTCGCCGACCCGGACGCGTGGGAGGTGTTCGCGCGCGACGTGCGTGCCGAGCACGGCGTGCCCGACGTCGTGGTCAACAACGCGGGCATCCTCGTCAGCGGTCCGTTCCTCCAACTATCCGCCGCGGATTGGGACAAGCAGCTCAGCGTCAACCTCATGGGCGTGGTGCACGGCTGCCGGGTGTTCGGTGCGCAGATAGCCGAGCGTGGTCGAGGCGGTCACATCGTCAACATCGCTTCGGCAGCAGCGTTCACGCCGACGCCGGTCATGGCGCCGTACTCGGTGTCGAAGGCGGGGGTCAAGATGCTCAGCGAATGTCTGCGCCTGGAATTCAGGCAGTACGGCATCGGCGTCAGCGCGGTCTGCCCCGGCGTGATCAACACCCATATCGGCGACCGAGCCGTGACGGTCGGCGTAGACCCCGCGTTGGTCGAGCAGGCGAAGCGCCTCACCAGACAACTTCAAGCGCTCGCGGACGTCCTGCCGATCTCGCCGATGAGCCCCGATCTCGTGGCGCGAGCCGCGGTGCGGGCGGTCAACCTCGACCTCGCGGTGGTCCCGGTGCGGGCAGAGGCATGGCTGGGCTACGTGATGCACCGCATCGCACCCGGCATCAATCGCCGTATGACACAGCCCTTTTCGTTTGATCTGGTCGAGAAGCTGGCCGCGCCGTTACTCGACCGGGTGATTCCGGCGACCGCCGCCGAGGAGCCCGTCCCGTCTCGCTAA
- a CDS encoding flavin-containing monooxygenase: MTASTQYAQPPTAERHEPDHEVVIVGAGFGGIGAGIALQRKGIHDFVVVDKWDHVGGTWHANTYPGVAVDIPSVIYSFSYEQRGGWSRVFAPGSELRDYADDMVDKYGLRDKLRLGTNVTGATFDERNCMWRLRIDGGTEITGRHIVMAVGGLERPKMPDIPGLQDFGGVLMHTALWDHDVALAGKRVAVIGTGATSLQLVPAIVDEVAHLTVFQRTPIWVFPKPDSEIHGIARAVLEFGQLRSVLRAAGTVATEIGMGGMLTGPSWMVEATRKLAEAPARAWMRSQITDPATREKLIPRYGLGCKRPSMSNEYLKTFNRSDVSLVTDSIERIIDHGVVTADGVEHEVDVLICATGFKLWERDSVPPFPVVGRDGLDAAEFWAVNRFQAYQGVSVPGFPNMFMITGPYGFVLGSYLWMIEATAAHLSRAIAEANRRGAREVEIRREVHDAYFQHCLRRQERNVLFTPTCAGSNTYYIDYHGDSPFRPTTHGEMYWQNRHYNLDVYRYGTGAANAHEVAATSKEAG, encoded by the coding sequence ATGACCGCCAGCACTCAGTACGCACAGCCGCCGACGGCCGAGCGACACGAACCAGATCACGAGGTCGTGATCGTCGGCGCCGGGTTCGGCGGTATCGGCGCCGGTATCGCCCTCCAGCGCAAGGGGATCCACGACTTCGTCGTCGTCGACAAGTGGGACCACGTCGGGGGCACCTGGCATGCGAACACCTATCCCGGTGTCGCGGTGGATATCCCGTCGGTCATCTACAGCTTCTCGTACGAGCAGCGCGGCGGCTGGTCCCGGGTCTTCGCGCCTGGCAGCGAGTTGCGTGACTACGCCGACGACATGGTGGACAAGTACGGCTTGCGGGACAAGTTGCGGCTGGGCACCAACGTGACCGGCGCGACCTTCGATGAGCGGAACTGCATGTGGCGGTTGCGGATCGATGGCGGGACCGAGATCACCGGGCGTCACATCGTGATGGCCGTCGGCGGACTGGAACGGCCCAAGATGCCGGACATTCCCGGTCTGCAGGATTTCGGCGGGGTGCTCATGCACACCGCCCTGTGGGACCACGACGTCGCACTGGCCGGCAAGCGGGTGGCCGTGATCGGAACGGGCGCGACGTCGCTGCAGCTGGTGCCGGCGATCGTCGACGAGGTCGCGCATCTCACTGTCTTTCAGCGCACGCCGATCTGGGTATTCCCCAAGCCGGACAGTGAGATTCACGGTATCGCCCGCGCAGTGCTCGAGTTCGGCCAATTGCGGTCGGTGCTCCGCGCCGCCGGAACCGTCGCGACCGAGATCGGGATGGGCGGCATGCTCACCGGACCGAGCTGGATGGTCGAGGCGACGCGCAAGCTCGCGGAGGCTCCGGCGCGGGCCTGGATGCGCAGTCAGATCACCGACCCTGCGACCCGAGAGAAACTGATCCCCCGCTACGGCCTGGGCTGTAAGCGGCCGTCAATGTCCAACGAGTACCTGAAGACGTTCAATCGGAGTGACGTCAGCCTCGTCACCGATTCCATCGAGCGCATCATCGACCACGGCGTGGTGACCGCCGACGGCGTCGAGCACGAGGTGGACGTCCTGATCTGTGCCACCGGATTCAAACTGTGGGAACGGGATTCGGTACCGCCCTTCCCCGTCGTCGGTCGCGACGGACTCGACGCCGCGGAGTTCTGGGCCGTCAATCGATTTCAGGCCTACCAAGGCGTCTCGGTTCCCGGTTTCCCGAACATGTTCATGATCACCGGCCCCTACGGGTTCGTGCTCGGGTCGTATCTGTGGATGATCGAGGCCACCGCGGCACACCTGAGCCGCGCGATCGCCGAAGCCAATCGGCGCGGTGCCCGGGAGGTGGAGATCCGCCGGGAAGTTCACGACGCCTATTTCCAGCACTGTCTGCGGCGCCAGGAACGCAACGTCCTGTTCACACCGACGTGCGCCGGCTCCAACACGTATTACATCGACTACCACGGTGATTCACCGTTCCGGCCGACGACACACGGCGAGATGTACTGGCAGAACCGCCATTACAACCTCGACGTCTACCGATACGGGACCGGCGCCGCCAACGCACACGAAGTAGCAGCCACGTCGAAGGAAGCCGGATGA
- a CDS encoding metal-dependent hydrolase: MSAEPITPSGVAYPTVRRMRFRFGDPEPLKRHFVEGDIVFSHLVAVLSGSFPPGEESFIRSVRRFSDQITDPALKKRVAGFIGQESVHGQEHRKLNTQLADMGYPLVRFLLFAPTSVRQKMVLRIEKLIPAKVHLAMTAAAEHYTAVLGARVLSNDEIQAIPGDPEVWRLLNWHAMEELEHKSVAFDVYRSVGGSERTRIAVMWFMYFLTIPVVTAAVALSILLDPTAWPRPITVLRQTYGVFRGPLVRGILGEIHEYLRPGFHPDDVPTDEILERWRHDLFGAGGELVGYVR, translated from the coding sequence ATGAGTGCAGAACCCATCACCCCGAGCGGGGTCGCCTACCCGACAGTCCGCCGGATGCGATTCCGGTTCGGCGACCCCGAGCCCCTCAAGCGCCACTTCGTAGAGGGCGACATCGTGTTCAGCCACCTGGTGGCCGTGTTGTCCGGCTCCTTCCCCCCGGGAGAGGAGTCGTTCATCCGGTCGGTCCGCCGCTTCTCCGACCAGATCACCGACCCGGCACTCAAGAAGCGCGTCGCGGGGTTCATCGGCCAGGAATCCGTGCACGGACAGGAACACCGCAAGTTGAACACACAGTTGGCGGACATGGGTTATCCGCTGGTGCGGTTCTTGTTGTTCGCCCCGACCAGCGTGCGACAGAAAATGGTGCTGCGCATCGAGAAGCTGATCCCGGCGAAAGTGCATCTGGCGATGACGGCCGCCGCGGAACACTACACCGCCGTCCTGGGCGCGCGGGTGCTCTCCAACGACGAAATCCAGGCAATCCCAGGCGATCCCGAGGTCTGGCGTCTCCTGAACTGGCACGCCATGGAGGAGTTGGAGCACAAGTCCGTCGCCTTCGACGTCTACCGGTCGGTGGGCGGTTCCGAGCGCACCCGCATCGCCGTCATGTGGTTCATGTATTTCCTGACCATCCCGGTCGTCACGGCCGCGGTGGCCTTGTCGATCCTGCTGGATCCAACGGCATGGCCACGACCGATCACGGTGCTGCGCCAGACGTACGGCGTATTCCGCGGGCCGCTGGTGCGCGGCATCCTCGGGGAGATTCACGAGTACTTGCGACCCGGCTTCCACCCCGACGACGTGCCCACCGATGAGATCCTCGAACGCTGGCGGCACGACTTGTTCGGCGCCGGTGGCGAACTCGTCGGCTACGTGCGATAG
- a CDS encoding metal-dependent hydrolase: MSVRSEQRAKMTPERDPRALYPRTRRIRFRFNQEAGRKYFVAGAAVCTVLLPLTLATLAVSVGSDPVARRRPDRLARETYDLFTGPIFKGLLRDLAVYLRPGFHPDDVDTSALALQWRDTLFGTDGVLVDHLK, translated from the coding sequence ATGTCCGTACGCAGTGAGCAACGCGCAAAGATGACGCCGGAGCGGGACCCCCGGGCGCTCTATCCCCGGACCCGGCGAATCCGCTTCCGCTTCAACCAGGAAGCGGGCCGGAAGTACTTCGTCGCCGGCGCGGCGGTGTGCACCGTGCTCCTACCGCTGACTCTGGCCACCCTGGCCGTCTCCGTCGGGTCTGATCCCGTGGCGCGGCGCCGACCCGACCGCCTGGCCCGCGAAACGTACGACCTGTTCACCGGCCCGATATTCAAGGGCCTGCTGCGTGATCTCGCCGTATACCTGCGTCCTGGATTTCACCCGGACGATGTCGACACCAGCGCGCTGGCCCTGCAGTGGCGGGACACGCTTTTCGGCACCGACGGTGTCCTGGTCGACCACCTGAAATAG
- a CDS encoding TetR/AcrR family transcriptional regulator, whose protein sequence is MPVDATRAAVRLSAPTGDARADRWRAHRATVRAELIEATLRAIDEFGPDLSIDDVVKTAGVPRPKLYRFFTDKETLFAAVGERMQELIVQRVIPCFHVTATALELVGSALAGYIDLVAERPNLFRFVVGSHFSDDHSRTKLLENGRNLSSAMTEVLAAMLRAHDGDADHLEYTADAILGAVALGVLRWLNEPTISKDELIAQLTPVIWGAVSAAAAARGVVISPDEQMALFGTTE, encoded by the coding sequence ATGCCCGTGGATGCGACCCGCGCAGCGGTGCGGCTGTCCGCACCGACGGGTGACGCGCGCGCCGACCGCTGGCGCGCCCACCGCGCGACGGTGCGGGCCGAGCTGATCGAGGCAACCCTTCGAGCTATCGACGAGTTCGGTCCGGACCTCTCGATCGACGACGTCGTGAAAACCGCGGGCGTGCCACGACCGAAGCTGTATCGCTTCTTCACCGACAAGGAGACGTTGTTCGCCGCCGTCGGTGAGCGCATGCAGGAGTTGATCGTGCAGCGCGTCATTCCGTGCTTCCACGTCACCGCTACGGCGCTGGAGCTCGTTGGTTCAGCACTGGCCGGCTACATCGATCTGGTGGCCGAGCGCCCCAACCTCTTTCGGTTCGTCGTCGGTTCGCATTTCAGCGACGACCACTCCCGCACCAAGCTGCTCGAGAACGGCCGCAATCTGTCCAGCGCGATGACCGAGGTTCTCGCGGCGATGCTGCGCGCCCACGACGGCGATGCCGACCACCTGGAATACACCGCCGACGCGATCCTCGGTGCCGTTGCCCTGGGGGTGCTGCGGTGGCTCAACGAGCCGACCATCAGCAAAGACGAACTCATCGCTCAGCTGACGCCCGTGATCTGGGGTGCGGTGTCTGCGGCGGCCGCGGCCCGCGGCGTCGTCATTTCGCCCGACGAACAGATGGCGTTGTTCGGCACCACCGAGTGA
- a CDS encoding glycoside hydrolase family 13 protein: MTDPRWWARAVFYQLYPRSFADSNGDGVGDLDGVTAHLDYLRGLGVDALWLNPVMVSPMVDHGYDVADPRDVDPLFGGMAALERLITAARAADIKVTMDLVPNHTSSAHPWFQAALAAGPDSPERSRYLFRDGRGRGGARPPNNWTSVFGGPAWTRVTEPDGRPGQWYLHLFDAAQPDLNWDNPEIAADLERTLRFWLDRGVAGFRIDVAHGMAKPGDLPDMAEPAVESDTAMLTSEADDPRFNNDGVHAIHRGIRTVLDDYPGAATVGEVWVFDNADFAKYLRPDELHLGFNFRLVRADFTAAAVREAIENSLAAAELADSPPTWTLSNHDVEREVTRYGDGAQGLSRARAMALVMLALPGAVFVYNGEELGLPNVDLPDEVLQDPVWERSGHTERGRDGCRVPLPWSGDAAPYGFSATSDTWLPMPDDWGPLTVAAQSVDPESTLTLFRQAIELRRARTALGNSVRWLPTADDLLAFQCEDGLVCLLNAGSTAVDVPAGRVLLASGPLPDRRMPPDTALWLAYD; the protein is encoded by the coding sequence ATGACAGACCCGCGGTGGTGGGCACGCGCGGTCTTCTATCAGCTCTACCCACGCTCGTTCGCCGACAGCAACGGTGACGGCGTCGGTGATCTCGACGGCGTGACGGCGCACCTGGACTACCTCCGGGGCCTCGGCGTCGACGCGCTGTGGCTCAACCCGGTCATGGTCTCCCCGATGGTGGATCACGGGTACGACGTCGCCGACCCGCGTGACGTCGATCCCCTGTTCGGCGGGATGGCGGCGCTCGAGCGGTTGATCACCGCCGCCCGCGCTGCGGACATCAAGGTCACCATGGACCTGGTTCCGAACCACACCAGCTCGGCGCATCCGTGGTTCCAGGCTGCCCTGGCCGCGGGCCCCGACAGCCCCGAACGGTCCCGCTATCTCTTCCGGGACGGCCGCGGGCGGGGTGGCGCCCGGCCACCGAACAATTGGACGTCTGTCTTCGGCGGCCCAGCCTGGACTCGCGTCACCGAACCCGACGGCAGGCCCGGCCAGTGGTACCTGCACCTGTTCGATGCCGCACAGCCGGATCTGAACTGGGACAACCCGGAAATCGCCGCGGATCTGGAACGGACGCTGCGGTTCTGGCTGGACCGCGGGGTCGCCGGATTCCGGATCGACGTCGCGCACGGGATGGCGAAACCCGGCGACCTGCCGGACATGGCGGAGCCCGCCGTGGAATCCGACACCGCCATGCTGACGTCCGAGGCAGACGATCCGCGCTTCAACAACGATGGCGTGCACGCCATTCACCGCGGCATCCGGACGGTGCTGGACGACTATCCCGGCGCGGCCACCGTCGGCGAGGTGTGGGTGTTCGACAACGCCGATTTCGCCAAGTACCTACGCCCCGACGAACTGCACCTGGGCTTCAATTTCCGTTTGGTACGAGCCGATTTCACCGCAGCCGCGGTCCGTGAAGCGATCGAGAACTCGCTGGCTGCTGCGGAGCTGGCCGATTCCCCGCCCACGTGGACGCTGTCCAATCACGACGTCGAACGCGAAGTGACCCGTTACGGCGATGGCGCGCAGGGACTTTCGCGGGCCCGGGCGATGGCGCTGGTGATGCTGGCGCTGCCCGGGGCGGTGTTCGTCTACAACGGCGAGGAACTCGGCCTGCCCAACGTCGACCTGCCCGACGAGGTGTTGCAGGACCCGGTCTGGGAGCGGTCCGGCCACACCGAGCGGGGTCGCGATGGCTGCCGGGTGCCGCTGCCCTGGTCCGGCGACGCCGCGCCCTACGGGTTCTCCGCAACCTCGGACACCTGGCTGCCGATGCCCGACGACTGGGGACCGTTGACGGTTGCGGCGCAGTCCGTGGACCCGGAGTCGACGTTGACGCTGTTCCGGCAGGCGATCGAATTGCGCCGGGCCCGAACAGCTTTGGGGAATTCGGTGCGGTGGCTACCGACCGCGGACGATCTGCTGGCATTTCAGTGCGAAGACGGGTTGGTATGTCTGCTGAATGCCGGCAGCACTGCGGTCGACGTCCCGGCCGGCCGGGTTCTGCTTGCCAGTGGGCCGCTACCGGACCGGCGAATGCCACCCGACACGGCACTCTGGCTGGCCTACGATTAA
- a CDS encoding globin — protein sequence MATVTEVQRSFYDEVGGAETFGLLVSRFYQLVRDDEILRPLYPEDDLDGAEHRLRMFLEQYWGGPRTYGEERGHPRLRMRHAPFRIGFLERDAWLRCMHSALASIGADTIDDAHRQALLDYFDMAAQHMVNSAF from the coding sequence ATGGCGACCGTGACAGAGGTGCAACGGTCGTTCTACGACGAAGTCGGCGGAGCGGAGACCTTCGGGCTCCTGGTGTCGCGGTTCTACCAACTGGTCCGCGACGACGAAATCCTGCGCCCGCTGTATCCGGAGGACGACCTCGACGGCGCCGAACACCGGCTGCGGATGTTTCTCGAGCAGTATTGGGGCGGTCCGCGCACCTATGGGGAGGAACGCGGGCATCCACGGTTGCGGATGCGGCACGCGCCGTTCCGGATCGGTTTCCTGGAACGGGACGCCTGGCTGCGGTGCATGCACAGCGCGCTCGCCTCGATCGGCGCCGACACCATCGATGACGCCCACCGGCAGGCACTGTTGGACTACTTCGACATGGCCGCCCAGCACATGGTGAACTCGGCGTTCTGA
- a CDS encoding HNH endonuclease: MSQRRKGRGHRLHGAAAGSLGPVSSPALSSPLHAVESSPVEGSVGSFWGRRRVLLLNSTYEPLTALPMRRAVIMVLCGKADVVHDDPTGPVIHSATRAVAVPSVIRLRNFVRVPYRARIPMTRAALMHRDRFRCAYCGGKADTVDHVVPRSRGGEHSWENCVAACGPCNHRKADRLLSELGWTLHAAPLPPKGQHWRLLSAVKELDPAWVRYLGEGAA; this comes from the coding sequence ATGTCGCAACGGAGGAAAGGCCGCGGCCACAGACTTCATGGCGCCGCGGCAGGCTCGCTTGGGCCCGTATCGAGCCCTGCGCTGTCATCACCCCTGCACGCAGTCGAGTCAAGTCCCGTGGAGGGATCAGTCGGTTCGTTCTGGGGCCGCCGCCGCGTCCTGCTGCTGAATTCGACCTACGAACCGTTGACCGCGCTGCCCATGCGCAGGGCAGTCATCATGGTGCTGTGCGGCAAAGCCGACGTGGTGCACGACGATCCGACCGGTCCGGTCATACACTCGGCGACCCGCGCGGTCGCCGTGCCGTCCGTCATCCGGCTGCGAAACTTTGTGCGGGTCCCTTACCGGGCCCGCATTCCTATGACGCGGGCCGCGCTGATGCACCGGGACCGGTTTCGGTGCGCGTACTGCGGCGGCAAGGCCGACACCGTCGACCACGTCGTGCCACGGAGCCGCGGCGGCGAGCATTCCTGGGAGAACTGTGTGGCGGCCTGTGGCCCATGTAACCACCGCAAAGCCGACAGGCTCCTCTCGGAGTTGGGCTGGACATTGCACGCGGCGCCGTTGCCGCCCAAGGGGCAGCACTGGCGGCTGCTGTCGGCCGTCAAGGAACTCGATCCGGCCTGGGTGCGGTATCTCGGAGAAGGCGCCGCCTGA
- the ctaJ gene encoding aa3-type cytochrome oxidase subunit CtaJ, which yields MSIALTHSLLGGVPLALLLVLGALFLLRKGPHPDTYKMTDKWTHAPILWAAEEPADHGHGGHDSHLTVGGGASGKW from the coding sequence GTGAGCATTGCACTTACTCATTCGCTGCTCGGCGGGGTGCCGCTGGCACTGCTGCTGGTGCTTGGCGCGCTGTTCCTGCTGCGCAAGGGCCCGCATCCGGACACCTACAAGATGACCGACAAGTGGACCCACGCGCCGATCCTGTGGGCGGCCGAGGAACCGGCGGATCACGGCCACGGCGGCCATGACTCGCACCTGACTGTGGGAGGTGGCGCAAGTGGCAAGTGGTAG
- a CDS encoding DUF5130 domain-containing protein, protein MASGSQTEVANIDPANLPYGYAVTYSGRISGVTEPGELSVHYPFPVKDLVFLDDALKYGSRAAGARFAVYIGDLGADTAATAREVLATVPTPNNAVLLAVSPDQKVIEVVYGSEVRGRGIEEAAPLGVSAAAASFKQGNLMDGLISAVRVLSAGVSPA, encoded by the coding sequence GTGGCAAGTGGTAGCCAGACCGAGGTCGCAAACATCGATCCGGCCAACCTGCCGTACGGCTACGCCGTCACGTACAGCGGCCGCATCTCCGGCGTCACCGAACCCGGTGAGCTGTCGGTGCACTATCCGTTCCCGGTCAAGGACCTGGTGTTCCTCGACGACGCCCTGAAGTACGGTTCGCGCGCCGCCGGCGCCCGCTTCGCCGTCTACATCGGCGACCTGGGTGCGGACACCGCCGCCACCGCCCGTGAGGTGCTGGCGACCGTGCCGACGCCGAACAACGCCGTGCTGCTGGCCGTGTCGCCGGACCAGAAGGTCATCGAGGTCGTCTACGGCTCCGAGGTCCGCGGTCGCGGCATCGAAGAGGCTGCTCCGCTGGGCGTCTCCGCGGCGGCCGCGTCGTTCAAGCAGGGCAACCTGATGGACGGGCTCATCAGCGCGGTTCGCGTGCTGAGCGCCGGCGTCTCGCCAGCCTGA
- a CDS encoding alkane 1-monooxygenase — MLSALRAGQEASQPPAPAVSGTSDTAAAPKSKWRDGKRYVWLLGPITPGMVALSWLLVSLTGVDAFWWTGSVLTFGLVPLLDHIVGPEAEQAPGDLRRLEDDPFYRIATHLFLPAQYLSLIFACWLWAGGGWVTMSLADKLGLMAAVGTVGGIAINAAHELGHKRGMSERRLSKIALAQTCYGQFFVEHNRGHHVRVATPEDPASSRLGESLYAFIGRSVVGSLRSAWQLECDRLARVRKSKWSLHNEVLGAWLLSVILFVILVAWFGVVVLPWLFGQAVIGIFLLETVNYLEHYGLRRQKLPGGRYERVRASHSWNSNTVIANVFLFHLQRHSDHHANPMRRYQALCHADEAPQLPGGYGTMLLLAICPPLWRRVMDPRVLAHYGGDISLTALQPGYEARLRKRYPTAR; from the coding sequence GTGTTGTCGGCATTGCGCGCGGGTCAGGAGGCGTCGCAGCCTCCCGCGCCTGCGGTATCTGGCACGTCTGACACGGCCGCTGCACCCAAGTCCAAATGGCGCGACGGCAAGCGCTATGTGTGGCTGCTCGGCCCCATCACCCCCGGAATGGTCGCCCTGTCCTGGTTGCTGGTGTCGCTCACCGGCGTCGACGCCTTCTGGTGGACCGGCTCGGTTCTCACGTTCGGGCTCGTGCCGCTGCTCGACCACATCGTCGGACCCGAAGCCGAGCAGGCGCCCGGTGACCTGCGCCGTCTGGAGGACGACCCCTTCTACCGCATCGCCACCCACCTGTTCCTGCCGGCGCAGTATCTGTCGCTGATCTTCGCGTGCTGGCTGTGGGCCGGCGGTGGCTGGGTGACCATGTCGCTCGCCGACAAGCTCGGCCTCATGGCCGCGGTCGGGACGGTCGGCGGCATCGCGATCAACGCCGCCCACGAGCTCGGCCACAAGCGCGGCATGTCCGAGCGCAGGCTGAGCAAGATCGCGCTGGCCCAGACCTGCTACGGCCAGTTCTTCGTCGAGCACAACCGCGGTCACCACGTGCGCGTCGCGACTCCGGAGGATCCGGCCAGCTCACGGCTCGGCGAGAGTCTGTACGCCTTCATCGGCCGGTCGGTTGTCGGCAGCCTGCGGTCGGCGTGGCAGCTGGAGTGCGACCGCCTCGCCCGCGTGCGCAAGTCCAAGTGGTCGCTGCACAACGAGGTCCTGGGCGCCTGGCTGCTGAGCGTCATCCTGTTCGTCATCCTGGTGGCCTGGTTCGGCGTGGTCGTCCTGCCGTGGCTGTTCGGCCAGGCGGTGATCGGCATCTTCCTGCTGGAGACGGTCAACTACCTCGAGCACTACGGCCTGCGGCGGCAGAAGCTGCCGGGCGGCCGTTATGAACGTGTGCGCGCCAGTCACAGCTGGAACAGCAACACCGTGATCGCCAACGTCTTCCTGTTCCACCTGCAGCGGCACTCCGACCACCACGCCAACCCCATGCGCCGGTACCAGGCACTGTGTCATGCCGATGAGGCCCCGCAGCTGCCCGGCGGCTACGGCACCATGCTGCTGCTCGCCATCTGCCCGCCGCTGTGGCGCCGCGTGATGGATCCGCGCGTGCTGGCGCATTACGGTGGCGACATCAGCCTGACCGCGCTGCAGCCGGGCTACGAGGCCCGTCTGCGCAAGCGCTACCCCACCGCTCGCTGA